ATTTACTGCCTATATTTAGTGTTGTGACAATTATGCAGGATCATTTAAGTTTTGCTTTGGCTGACAGAGGATGCATGTAAGCATGCCTTAGTTTACAGCCGACCGGGTATAGCCAGAGAAAATCAGAATGAACGGAGAGAACACAATACTAAATTCAGCCTCAGAACTACTTTCAGAGAACACGGACCTGTACAGGCTGTTGGTGGAGGGCGTGCACGAGTATGCCATTTTCCTGATTAGCCCAACCGGCTATGTGCAGACGTGGAATGCCGGGGCCGAGAAAATCAAAGGTTATCGGCCGGAGGAGATAATCGGGCAGCATTTTTCGAAATTCTATCCTCAGGAGGCCCTCGATGACAGCTACCCGGAAAAGGAGTTGGAATGGGCAACCAGGCACGGGCGCTTTGAGGATGAGGGATGGCGTGTGAAGAAAGACGGCTCGATGTTCTGGGCTAATGTAATCCTGACCGCTATTTACAGCTCCAACAGCAAAGAACTGATCGGCTTCTCCAAGATTACCCGCGACCTGACCGACCGGAAACTGTTGGAGGACAAGCTCTCGAAGGCAATGGAGGAGTTGAAGGAGAGTGAGGAGAGTGCGCGGCTCCTGACCGAGGGGGTGAAGGATTATGCCATCTTCATGCTGACACCGGAAGGAAACATAGCGACCTGGAACCGCGGCGCTGAACACATTAAAGGCTACACGGCAGATGAGATAATCGGCCAGCATTTCTCGGTTTTTTATACGGATGAGGCACGGGAGCGAAGGTTTCCGGAGTATGAGCTCAAAATGGCCATCGAGCAGGGGCGCTTTGAGGACGAGGGCTGGCGGCTACGGAAAGACGGAACCCAGATTTGGGTAAATGTGGTGATTACCCCTGTGTATAATGCGGAGGCCAAGCACCTTGGGTTTACAAAGGTAACCCGCGACTTGTCTGAGCGCCGGAAGAACGAGGAACTGATGCACAAGAACAGGGAACTGCACAAGATCAACACCGACCTCGATAACTTTGTGTATACGGTATCGCACGACTTGAAAGCACCGATCGCCAATCTGGAGGGCCTGATCGCAATGCTGAAAATGGACCTTGGCGCCGATGCTTCCAAACATGCGGAGGTGCTGGGCCGCATCGACAATTCGGTGGTACGGCTTAACAACATTATACTTGACCTGACGGATATTTCGCGGGTGCAGAACGAAGAGAGCCCGGTGGAAAAGGTAAACCTGGAGGAACTTCTGCAGGAGGTGACAGGTAGCCTGGAAGACCTGATCGCCTCCTACCACGCCGTGATACAGCCTGACTTCTCAGGGTTCAGGTACATGAGCTATTCCAGAAAAAACCTGCGCAGCATTCTGTTTAACCTGCTCTCCAACGCCATCAAATATTCCTCGCCAGAGCGGCAGCCGATTATTCAAATCAAAACCGAGAAATTGCATGAACAGGGGCAGTACCTGCTCACGGTGGCAGACAATGGCCTTGGCATCCATATAAAACATACTTATAAAATATTTTCTATGTTCAAGCGCATGCACACGCATGTGGAGGGAACTGGCCTGGGGCTGTACCTGGTGAAGCGGATACTCGAGAACTCAGAGGATAGGGTAGAGGTGGAAAGCGAGGTAGGAAAAGGCTCTACGTTCAAGCTATACTTCCACCAAAACGAAGAGAGCTAAGCGGGCAGCAGATCGCAGAACCAGAAAGCAGTGTCAAACACGGGCTTGTCTTCCTTTTTATAGCAGTTATCGTCCGGGTCGGTCGGCGGGCCGTAGCTTTTGCGTACCTTCTCCCCCAAAGTATAGGTGATGGGGTGTTTGAAAATTGGCCCTTCGAATACGAAGGTGTGAAACTCACCGTTCTCGCCGGCGGGATCTACATTGGCTGGCAAATCCTGCAGAAAGCCCTCGTCCAGTAAGCGGCCGGCAAAGGAGGCATCCAGCAATTTTTCGTTTACGCACACCACCACCGCCTTAAAACCCTTCTGAATAAATTCGCACACCAACTCATTTGTCGGGCGGCCCCAGAGCGGGAACACCGCCTGCATGTTCAGCGGCTGCAGTTGCTGCTCGCGGTAAGTGCGCAGGTCCTCGAGGTTGATATCCCCGAAAATGGAGTGCGTGATGCCTTCCTGCTGAAGCGGGCGCATGGTCTGCGCCATCAGTTCGTTGTAGGCATTCATGCTGGCCTGCTCGGGTAAGTATACTTTCTGCAAAGGCAAGCCGATACTTTGTGCCTGTCGCTCCAATAATTCCTCCCGCACACCGTGCATGCTCACCCGCTGAGTTGTGCCACTCAGGGTGGTAAGCAGTTTTGTTACCTCATACTTGCCCTCCTGCACAACCTTGTGCAGGCACAGCGACGAGTCTTTGCCGCTGCTCCAGTTAAAGATGCTCTTGTGCGCCAATGCGTTTAAATTTAGTTCCTGGCCTAAATGTAGCCAGACGGGGCGAAGCTGTGAAGGCTGGCTGACTTTTATACTTCTCAGCGGCCAATACCAGGCTTTCAAAAGTTGAAGCTGCTTCTCTGTATGCTTTACCGTTTGTAGTTCTCGTACCAGGACGACAGCTGCGCTACCTGCTCCTGGTGCTCCTGCAGCCAGTTTGCAACGGCTTCTTTGCCGGAGCTTTGGCTGACGTAGTAGCTCATGGCCTCTACATTGCCGGCGTTTTTCATGCTGTAAAAGAAATCCACGTAATAATCCCACCAGAAGCTGCTTTTGTCTTCCTTCAGCTCGCCTAAAATAGAGAAAAGGGAGCGTGTGCTGTTGTAGAAGCCCTCCTCCTCGGTCTTGCCCTTGTTTTCGTCTGATAAAGCGGTAGCCTGCGAGAGGGAGATCATCATTTCGGCCGCCGAAAACTCGTCATCCCCCTTAGGAATGCCTACGTTTATGGTC
Above is a window of Pontibacter akesuensis DNA encoding:
- a CDS encoding sensor histidine kinase — its product is MNGENTILNSASELLSENTDLYRLLVEGVHEYAIFLISPTGYVQTWNAGAEKIKGYRPEEIIGQHFSKFYPQEALDDSYPEKELEWATRHGRFEDEGWRVKKDGSMFWANVILTAIYSSNSKELIGFSKITRDLTDRKLLEDKLSKAMEELKESEESARLLTEGVKDYAIFMLTPEGNIATWNRGAEHIKGYTADEIIGQHFSVFYTDEARERRFPEYELKMAIEQGRFEDEGWRLRKDGTQIWVNVVITPVYNAEAKHLGFTKVTRDLSERRKNEELMHKNRELHKINTDLDNFVYTVSHDLKAPIANLEGLIAMLKMDLGADASKHAEVLGRIDNSVVRLNNIILDLTDISRVQNEESPVEKVNLEELLQEVTGSLEDLIASYHAVIQPDFSGFRYMSYSRKNLRSILFNLLSNAIKYSSPERQPIIQIKTEKLHEQGQYLLTVADNGLGIHIKHTYKIFSMFKRMHTHVEGTGLGLYLVKRILENSEDRVEVESEVGKGSTFKLYFHQNEES
- a CDS encoding Dph6-related ATP pyrophosphatase, producing the protein MAHKSIFNWSSGKDSSLCLHKVVQEGKYEVTKLLTTLSGTTQRVSMHGVREELLERQAQSIGLPLQKVYLPEQASMNAYNELMAQTMRPLQQEGITHSIFGDINLEDLRTYREQQLQPLNMQAVFPLWGRPTNELVCEFIQKGFKAVVVCVNEKLLDASFAGRLLDEGFLQDLPANVDPAGENGEFHTFVFEGPIFKHPITYTLGEKVRKSYGPPTDPDDNCYKKEDKPVFDTAFWFCDLLPA